The nucleotide window CACGTATCTTCTTGCTTGCTGACTTGAATAAAAAAATGAAGTATGTGCCTGTTTCACCTACTTGCATGCTTACTTTCTTTTCGATTGAATCCAGCCACATATTTTCTTCACCTGTGTGCCTGCTTCATCAAACTTTTAAAATCCTCTCTCTTAATTGCTGTTCCTTTTACATTCCTTTTACATTCCGATGATCAGCTACAAATTACCCACTTGCTTTCTTTCAGCTGATCGCTTTCTTCAGGATCAGCCCTTGCTTTTTCCTTCGAACCTAATTCTTCCGCTTCATCTACAGCGCTACAGCCAAAGGGCTGCTCTCTTACTCGAAACCGACTCTCAAACCGGCTCCCGTTATCAaccttgctctgataccaaatgttggtttCAGACCCAAGATCACAACACAAAGATCACAACACAAAGAAATAATAAGCTTTCTAACTCTTGCTTGTTATTAATATGAAAAGTGGTATACAGAACTTCTACTACTCTATTATTTATAATAAGGAAATACTAGCACATGCAAAATAACTCAGCCCCCCACTTCTTCCTGGATTACTTATTTTGTCTTgctttcttctctttctttgacaataagtatggccttTAGAGGTGCTAGGCTACCTGGTTcccctttttttttttcttccacCGTACAACCTTTTTTTTTAACCCAATATTTAATCTATGACTGCATAGTTCAAATATGGATTCGAAAGTTTATCCACAGACTCCATTAACTTCAAATTTACCTCAAAAGTCAATCCTTGCACAAGTGCACAACCACCCGTATCCAATCCAATTCTGAATATTTAAATCATACTTCAAACAAAACCGAATGAACCTGGTATCTTCTTACTCTAATTCTTGCTATATTCCTTCAACTTACGTCATCTTGCTTCAATATCTTGATGCTGATTATCGAGACTTGCTACTTCTCCTTTCTTTTTCTCCTCGTGACCAGCTCTATTTTCCTCATGCTTCTATCACCAATAATCTCCTTCTGGTAATTTGCCTCCAGTAATCGTTCCTGCAGACAAAACATCACTGGTTAAAGACATGAAAATATGGGATTAACTGAACTTTGTGATTAATATCTCTTGTAAAGTATCTATGTTTCTTTTTACTGAAACGTGTTGAGAATTCGTAGTTTAAGAGGGACTTGTTCATTCAGTTGAAAATAAAGTTTACCTTTTGAATCATCGTTCTTCGAAAGTTCATGGTGTTCATATAGATTCCTGAGAGAAATCATATTCTTATCTTCATTTCCTTTACCATTAAGAGAAGAATCATGCATATTGACATCTTGACTAGTGGAAGCCCCCTTATTTTTGGAACAAAATGAAGGATAAATGGGAAAGCTCTTCATGTACAAAGGGTACCAGATTTCTGGGCGACGATTGCTTCCACCTGGCACGTAAACGTCTCCACCATGCTGCCTCATTACGttaagacaaaaaaaaaatatgtaagtTTCAATACAAACAAGCATTACCAAGAAATGTTGGTTCAAAATACTGTAAACTAATAGTAACCACCAAGGCCAATATAACCTCATTTGATGCAATTTCTGTTGTTCTTGGAACGGTTTGAGCTAATGAATGTGGCCCTAGAACATCTGTATCCTCAATCCTGGCTGGAGTTGAAGACGGCATCAATCTTTCGGGATGTGGCATAGTTTGCTGTAACATAACTAGATTAAGACTGAATAAGTTTGATTCATGTGTTGATATATGAAACTAAAATTTAATACCTACAAGCACTAAATTGCCCCCAGTAGTCACCCCTGCAGATAAAAACACCGCTTGATGAGAATTTGAAGCACTAAAAcgagtagtgttatatatgtagttttcgtatagaaatttttgggtatatacgttttcgctcATTGAACTAACTTAATAAAGACAATTGCAACTTGACGCTTTACACGGACAACCATAGAGCCTGCTTCTTAAAATATAGCTACGGATTCTAGATGTTACTTGTGGTATGGTATGTACTTTCAAGAAATTGAATAATGTAATGAACTTCAAAAAAAGGTTCACCAGAACTATTTTGAAACATCTAAAGCTTACCTCGCATCTCATCGCGATATGGAGCTTCATGATATTCATTAAAATTGAAGGCAGAAATTACACCATCATCTTTGTTTCCTAAATCAAAGGAAGAAGAATCATACAAATAAGCATCTTGGCTACAGGAATCTCCTTCCTCATTTTTCTTTCCATTGACAAGAGACAACGGCTCAACAGGATCATTTGTGGCGGCGAAATCATGTGTATCATCTTCCTTAGCTTTGACACAACACTGTTACAAAAAATATAAGATAAGAAAATAAGTACAATATAAGAAGATGTTAGATACTGTAAATAAGCATAACCACCACCAAGGCCTACCTCATTGGATACAACGTTTGAACTTCGACATGCTTCAACTACAGGTACTAGTCCTTGATTATCTGTATTGCCTTAGTTGACAGAATAAGCACAGCACTTATTAGTGACTAGAAAGAACTGTAAGGGTGAAACATTATGTAACAAAAAGCCAAAGTAAATAATGTAGCCATTTGAGATGGTTTCGAACACAACTCAAAACAATGAAAATCCTTTTTTTCTTAAACATGTCAGACAGTTAACTATGTAGTTGGCTCTAAAAGCCCAAAAAGTCATCTTTCAAGATCATACCAAAGATCTCATTCAGAGTTAGCTCCTCAACCACATGTTCATTTAATCCATGATCTATAGAGGGAGTAACACCACTTTGTCGCCGCATGCTATTTTCATCCTGGCACAAACGACATGTATGATTCGTAAATCAAAATTGGTGAGAGTAGATTCATATCCAGTCAGTGATTTAATGAAATGTGTTACATTATAAGAAGAACCCTCATCATCCAGTAAGGGTTCCCATTCCATTTGACCGGGTCCATTAAGTATGTCTATTAATAACCACTCAAGCGAATTGTCCCCAGTAACATCACCTTCTGACAAAAATAACAGGAGAGAGTAAGAAACATGCTGTGAGTATTGACCGTTAAAACCATGAATAACCGCGTTTACAAAGAAAAGGAGATAAACGAAGTATGGGAAAAGATTAAAACGAGAAATGTGGTTTCGATAACAATTAGGTACAATGATCATCCAAACACAAACTCTGTAAGAGGTTTTTACGTTCACCTAAACACCTATAtagtttaaaaaaacaaaaaaacaaaaaaaaaaaaaaaaaaaaaaaacaaatgctaCTCCAGGATTAAAAAAACACAGAAAAACCTACAACACAGGAAACCATACAATGCAAAACTCATGATAACACCATCTAAGTTTCGCAGTTCATACGGATGATGGCCTTCAAAATTCAGAAAGAAATCGAATATGTGGCCTAACTACATTCTATTCTGTGGGTTACATTGTTATGTCTTGAATGCCTTACATTGCAAAAAAAAAGGTAGCAAAATCAAACATTTTTAAGAATGAAGTAACAATTTAAACAGAAAAGACAGAAACTCCAGGCATATCCATTCACAGTTAAAAACTATCAAGTTGTTGCATTCAATAATTTAAATGTTAAAACCTTTATAAAAATGAGATTCTACTTCAGCAAAATCTGGTATGTTTCCATCCAAACTGTCAAAAATGTTAAATATACCCCTCTATCCAAACTGAAATAAATCCCCCATGGGCTTCAAGAAGCCACGTATGCGCTATGTAGACaagggggctttaaagcccctcATCCTTAATATACTGATGGTGTGGAATAAAACCCCTTAACAAAAAGAGATAAAAAATGTTAATGGTTTATGTCGAGTCCTTAGATCCCGGTGGGTAGTCAACAGGCCTCGTCAACTTTGCAAAGGATTATCACAGTCGTCCTACAAAAGAGAAGACCGTTAGCCTTGCCACGGAggacccgggggggggggggggggggaatccgtgaccaagctccggcgtgagaataagtaacctTGCTGGAAAATGAGAAGCCTATTCCGACGAGGATGTGATCGTCGGAATATTCTCCTTGGTGTGAATTCTGTGTGGCGTGTGTGTGTTAAATGCAGTCCGAGGAATGTTGGAATAAATGAGGTGCTAGTGTGTTTAATGAGAAGGGTTATTGAATGCATACACTTAACAGGACTCTCTACCTTCCTTATATAAAGGAGATCACTTATCTCCAAGGGAAGATCCGGTTAAGACCATCTAACGGTATTTTGATAGTATCGGGGAACTCAGACACATGTCTGAGCCCCAACGGCTGGATCTTCAGCTTCATTAATGAAGCCAGCTGCACAGTACTTCTTTTCCGGTgacctctctttctctctccgtCAATCATTTAATGATATCAGAGATATCATGTACATTCCCTTTTCCCGCCTTTTCCTTTAGTCTCTTTTAAGAGAAGTGACCTGGTTTGGGCCCATGAGTCGACCCAAGTGACGGGAGCCCAAGACGAGTTCACTGGGCAACCAATGGGCCTCG belongs to Helianthus annuus cultivar XRQ/B chromosome 5, HanXRQr2.0-SUNRISE, whole genome shotgun sequence and includes:
- the LOC110940087 gene encoding uncharacterized protein LOC110940087, whose product is MDGDPFGYWDLLCDNLIPPEVFYKGVYYSFIGSGLYLTAEVFRREIEGDVTGDNSLEWLLIDILNGPGQMEWEPLLDDEGSSYNDENSMRRQSGVTPSIDHGLNEHVVEELTLNEIFGNTDNQGLVPVVEACRSSNVVSNECCVKAKEDDTHDFAATNDPVEPLSLVNGKKNEEGDSCSQDAYLYDSSSFDLGNKDDGVISAFNFNEYHEAPYRDEMRGVTTGGNLVLQTMPHPERLMPSSTPARIEDTDVLGPHSLAQTVPRTTEIASNEHGGDVYVPGGSNRRPEIWYPLYMKSFPIYPSFCSKNKGASTSQDVNMHDSSLNGKGNEDKNMISLRNLYEHHELSKNDDSKGTITGGKLPEGDYW